The following is a genomic window from Leishmania donovani BPK282A1 complete genome, chromosome 33.
GGCCAGGTCACCAAGGGCTATGACGTCATCATGAAGGTGGAGACTCAGGGCAGCCAATCTGGTGCTACCCGCCAGCCCATCACGGTCACTGACTGTGGTGAGATCAAGCAAGAGTAGGCAAACGATACCGTAGGCCATACACATCAGAGGAGCACAGATGAGTGTAGCCGCGGTAGCTCgatcgttttctttttgtcaATATCTAACGTTATTCCATTTCACATATAACAGGCTGTAGGAATTTCTCTACTGGCTTTAACACGTGAACGGAACGGCGCCAGAGATGATCAACTTGTACTTTCAAACGGCGTTGGGCCCGCGGAGTCCCTTGCTCGGCGCGAGTGCTGTCTGACCCTGAGcacctgtgtgtgcatctaCTGTCGAGCTATCAGTGGTGGCCATGCGTGCCGAATGTAGAGCCTTCGTACACGTCTTTTCTCCCCGTACGCATTTCTCGTCAAGTTTCGCTCTCATGCTTCcttgctcttctcctttctcgCTTTTTATCTTGTCACATCAGCTCTTGTGCTTATCTGAGGCGACGCACTTTCACCGCACAAAAGATGGAAAAGGATCTCAACGCGGAGCGGACAGATATCGAGATTGCGGCTGAGGAGGTTACGGAGGCCAAACAGTACCTCGTCGATCTCGACCGCCGAAAGAACCAGTATCGCGAGGCTCAACGAAAAATATTAACAACACGGCCCGAGGAGGACTTATGGATACTGAGCGGCGGCTCTACGTTTGTGTCTTGCGAGCTGAGCCACTCTGATACGCTAAAGTACTTTGAATGGCGCTTGCAGCAGTGCGACAACGAGATCGAGAGGGCGCGAGAAGACTTAAAACTGAAAGTagcagcgctggcggagctggagggaGCTGACAGTGCCTTGGCGCGCCTTTATGAAGGGTTCGAGCTGAAGGGGATGTCTTGAAGCCAGTCGTAGGGGCTGAGTCGTGGAGGTTTCGAAAAATAGCCTCACAGCTGCTGCTTTACAAGCTTACTATGTTTCGATCGAAATTTTTTTCATCTCGACCGAGGAACGCTCGAAAGAAGAGTAACGCGACACTTTACCGTCGCTGGTGAAGCTTGCCGCAAAAGATAGTGTCGCTGTACACCAAGCACTTCCGAAGGCTTTCAATGAGGTTAACAGCTTTTCTATTGCCCACCGCTacttctcctctccctcttcttctgctactggccttttttttctcgccTTTGCTGTGCTTACATACATCTGCAAAAGCTATCAGGCTGCTCTGCACTGCAAGATGGCATTCCAGTTTCCACGCGGTGCTGAGTTTCTCTTTGTCACTCAGTATCTCCTGCAGTTCGATGACACGGTAAAGTTCAAGCTGAGGCGTGAAGGCCGACGCACCGTGCTGCAGGTTTCCACCGTCAACATCCCTCCATTCAGCTACACCACGGTAGACTTTGCCGATGAGTCTGAGAGGCCGCAAAAGATTGCTGCAGTGGAACCGCACGCAACTTCGTGGGCTGTGAACGCTGCTTTTTTCACTAGTGTTCTCAGCTGCTTCAGCGGCCTTTTTCCCATCACTCTCGAGGTTGCTGACGATCTCTCATGTGTCCTTCTCTATCAGAAAAAGGAAGACGACACCGGCGTGCAAGTAGCACAGGTTGGTGCGCTCCACGACCTCGGACCGAAGCTTCTGGTTGATCACGACGTGGGGGTTCTGTACACCATTGCCGACGTTCGAAACTTTGGCGACATTGTCCGTTCAGTCTGTGCTGGGGACGACGAGCGATGTGACGTGTTTCTTCGACGCGTTTCGTCGACGGAGTGCGAGCTGGGCATGCAAACGAGCACCGTCACCtcatcgctgcagctcttgTTGGATGAGTGCAATGGCGTATCCAAGCGCCTGGAAGggtcggcgcgctgcactgATTTGCAAGAGTACGCACGCCTCTGCACACGAATGACGAAGCTAGCCGACAAGACTTCTCTTATGGTGGGGTTTGGGTCTGACGGTATTGCCCTTTTCAGATTTGAGTGGGTTACagagcgaggcagccgcaCGGCTGACTTGTTCTTTTGCACCTCCTAGTCCGGCTTCGCCCCGGCACTGGattccttctccctcctcgctctGTGTCCTATCGCTTTTCCTAGAGTCTTGTACTACTCTTGAAGGTAAGAAGTCTATTCTTGACAAAAGCAACAAGCCACCCTATCGCATTTCTCGATAAGCATCTGGAGAGTGCAAGACTGGTGTAAACCCTTGTCCACGTTCACAGAGGATCGAACAGCGGCACCGATGCCAGGAGAGGAGTTTACTGCACGTATGATTCTCTAcctccatctctccttccctttgCTCTGATCTATGATTTAAGTGCCAGCTGCTCTAATTACTTGGGCCTCTTACATGCACAACTTGCATTGAGAGTTAAATCACTGATGCAGGGGAGGCCGCTTGCGGTTCAACTAGGAGACACCCACGGCGTGGTCGTCTACCacgccacggcgctggcTCCCGAGAAGCTGTGCGCCACGTTTGAGAAATTCGGCAAGACGAGCGTGGTTCACGGCTTCGAGCTCACCGACGGCAACCACGCCACTGTCGTCTTCTTCTCGGAGCCAATGAGCTGTGCGGTTTGCTacgtgtctctctcgcgACTGGCACAAGAGCCTGAAAACGTTGGTATTATCGATGTCGGATGGATCCACGAAAACGGCGTTGACGCTTTTGCGAAGCGGTCCTATGTGAGACACAAGTACACCCCTGCTGTCTCCACCGTGGGCGCTGAATCGGCCGCATCCAACGGTTACTTGGTTGTGTATTGGAAGGGCGTGGCGGAACCCGACCGGCGCGAGATTTCTCAAATGGCGCACTCGTCGGCCGTCGAGGTTTTTGAGGACGGCAAAGAGGGTGGCCGGTCGTTTCTGCGCTTTTGCTCCGAGGATGCTGCTGACGCCTTCCACTCCGACGTGCTGTCGCGATTCGCTGCGATGAGGCGGTCTCTTTCGTATGCCGACGCCACAGATTTCTCACTTGCCAAGGGAGCTGCGTGAAAAACTTCAGCCACCAAGAgtacatacacacaggcagCAAAAAAATGCTTCATTGCAAGCCTTTCGGTTTGTCTgcagtctctctctccctcatgGCGAGTCGCGCACTTCCATTGCGATCGCATACATATAGGGGAGGGCGTAGAAGCGCGGGAAAGGAGTATGGGGGTGTGGCCGGTGATAGCACTTTCCAAGCTTTGCATACTTCTCCTGAAGAAACAGAGATAAGCTATGTGCGAATGAGTCAGGCTGCACGGCGCTGTGCCACTCCCCAACTGCTCTATGCTTCAGTCACTGCCTTGCTCACTCGCCTCGATGGGCGTCTTCATCGTAATCTACtgtcttctccctctcaAGATACTTATCACAAAGAGCTGTGGTTTGAAGTGAATCTGCACGATGGGGCGGCATCGTGTTGCGTTAGTTTCCGACTTCTTCTTCCCCGGGTTTGGTGGAGTGGAGGTGCACATCTACAATTTAGCCCTGTGTCTGATGCGGAGAGGGCACAAGATCATCATAATCACCCGTGCCTATGGGGACCGCGTTGGGATTCGCTATTACACAAATGGGCTGAAGGTGTATTATTTGCCGATGCTTGCGGCAAAGCTGCCTCCCGGCTCCGTGACGCTGCCAACGTGGCTCGGCGCGTTTCCGATGCTGCGCACTATTTTCATTCGTGAGCGCATTACCGTCGTACATGGCCACCAGACCACTTCCAATATGTGCCACGAGGCGATATTCCACGCCGGCACCATGGGCATCAAGACGTGCTTCACCGACCACTCGCTCTTTGGGTTTGCCGATGCGGCGTCCATCAACATCAACAAGGTGCTTGTGTGGAGTCTGCGTACAGTTGACCAGGTGATCTGTGTCAGCAACACTTCTCGCGAAAACACCGTTCTGCGCGCGCGGATTGCACCGCAGCGGGCAAGCGTGATCCCGAACGCCACCGACACTTCCGCCTTCACCCCGCCTGACGATCTCAAGTACAAGTCGTGGGCATCGAAGATTGACAAGGAGGGGTTGACCATTGTAGTCATCACCAGGCTTGTATATCGCAAAGGCGCGGATCTCTTTGTCGACGTCATCCCTGAAATATGCCTGCGCCATCCGGATATCAAGTGGGTgatcggcggcgacggacCGCGACGCTCGCAGCTCGAGCAGATGATTGAGCGACACAATTTGATGGACAGGGTGAAGATGCTCGGTGCGCTAAAGCACTCTGAGGTGAAGAGTGTTTTGAACCAGGGTCAGATCTTCCTGAATTGCAGTTTGACAGAGGCATTTTGCATTGCGCTCATcgaggcggcgtcgtgcgGTTTACTGTGCGTGTCGACAAAAGTCGGAGGCGTCCCGGAGGTTCTCCCGCCGCCTATGTTGCTTTTGGCGGATGCTGACCCGTCATCCATCGTTGCCGCTTTGGAGGAAGCCATCAACGACGTGCCGCACCACTCACCATGGACACTGCACGACAACTGCAAGCAGTTCTATAGCTGGGACTGGGTGGCGGAGCGCACTGAGCGCGTCTACGACCGCATTATGGAAATGCCGGTGCTGTCCTTGTACGAACGGTTGATGAACTACGCATCTGTCGGGCCTCTCTTTGGACTCGTGTGCTGGATGCTCTGCTCCTTGGATTGGATTCTGTATAGATTGATGGAATACTGGATTCCAACAGAAACTATTGACATTGCGCCGGATTTCCCCATGTCCTTCTACCTGCGCAACAAGGAGAAGATTATGAAGAAGAACGGCGAGTAGTCGGCGGCTGTGGTCCTACTTTTCTTTTTCATCTTCTGCGCGCTAGCTGCCTGCCTTACTCA
Proteins encoded in this region:
- a CDS encoding n-acetylglucosaminyl-phosphatidylinositolbiosyn th eticprotein, putative encodes the protein MGRHRVALVSDFFFPGFGGVEVHIYNLALCLMRRGHKIIIITRAYGDRVGIRYYTNGLKVYYLPMLAAKLPPGSVTLPTWLGAFPMLRTIFIRERITVVHGHQTTSNMCHEAIFHAGTMGIKTCFTDHSLFGFADAASININKVLVWSLRTVDQVICVSNTSRENTVLRARIAPQRASVIPNATDTSAFTPPDDLKYKSWASKIDKEGLTIVVITRLVYRKGADLFVDVIPEICLRHPDIKWVIGGDGPRRSQLEQMIERHNLMDRVKMLGALKHSEVKSVLNQGQIFLNCSLTEAFCIALIEAASCGLLCVSTKVGGVPEVLPPPMLLLADADPSSIVAALEEAINDVPHHSPWTLHDNCKQFYSWDWVAERTERVYDRIMEMPVLSLYERLMNYASVGPLFGLVCWMLCSLDWILYRLMEYWIPTETIDIAPDFPMSFYLRNKEKIMKKNGE